The Stenotrophomonas maltophilia sequence CAGCGGCGATGGACCATTCCAGGATGGATCACTCCAGGATGGATCATGCGGCAATGGGCCACGGCACGCCCGCGACCACCAAACCGCGCGAGCCGATCCCGATTCCCACCGATGCCGACCGCGCTGCCGCATTCCCGCCGATCGCGCATGGTGCGATGGAGCATGCACCGGAGATCAACAGCCTGCTGCTGATCGACCGGCTTGAGCATTGGGATGGCAAGACCAGCAACGGCCAGGCCTGGGAAGCCACGGGTTGGATCGGTGGCAACATCAACCGCCTGTGGCTGCGCACCGATGGTGAACGCAGCCGTGGCCGCACCGAATCGTCATCGTTGGAGGCTCTGTACGGCCGTAGCGTGTCGCCGTGGTGGGACGTGCTGGTCGGTGTACGCCAGGACTTCCGGCCAGCCGACTCGCGCACGTGGGCGGCCATTGGCATCCAGGGCCTGGCGCCGTACAAGTTCGAAAGCTCGGCCACGCTGTACATGGGTTCCGGTGGCCAGGTTCTGGCCACCGCCGAAGTCGAGTACGACGTGCTGCTGACCAACCGTTTGATCCTGCAGCCGCTGCTGGAAGCCACGGTGGCGGCCAAGGATGAACCGGCGTACGGCATCGGCCGCGGCCTGAACAAGGTCGAAGCCGGGCTGCGACTGCGCTATGAGTTCAGCCGCCGCTTCGCGCCGTACATCGGCATCAGCCACGAACGCAGTTTCGGCGACACCGCCGACTATGCCGGTGACCACGCGCGCGACACGCGTTGGGTCGCCGGCGTCCGCATGTGGTTCTGATCAGCGGATTGTGAGCAACCGCCAGCCCCGGCAACCGCCGGGGCCGGCTACACTGCGGCCCGTTCCATTGCAGGCCCCGCCATGTCGTTGCAGATCCGCCGCGCCACCCTCGCCGATGTCGACGCACTGTCGGCCATCGCCATCACCACCTACAACGAAACCTGGGGCGACTCGTACCCGGCGCAGGAGCTGCTGGATTTCCTGCAGGCGCACTACAGCAGCGAACCGCAGCGCGCCGAACTGTCCGACCCGCGCAGTGCGATCTGGCTGCTGATGGACCGCGACAACGTGGTCGGTTATCTGGCCGCCGGTGCCAACACCCTGCCGCACACGGATGCACGCGAGGGCGACATCGAACTGAAGCGGTTCTACATCCTGGCTGCACACCAGAACGGCGGCCATGGCGCACGCCTGATGGATGCGTTCATGGAGTGGCTGGACCACCCGCACCACCGCACTCTGTGGGTGGGCGTGTGGGAAGAGAACTTCGGCGCGCAGCGCTTCTACGCGCGCTATGGCTGCAGCAAGGTCGGCGAGTACGACTTCATCGTCGGCGACACCCACGACCGCGAGCTCATCCTGCGCCGACCGTGACCGCATCCCTGTAGCGTCGAGCCATGCTCGACCATGGCCTGCAACATCCAGTCGAGCGTGGCTGGACGCTACAAATCAGAAATCGAACAACTCCGACAGGAAGCTGTCCTTCTTCTTTTTCTTGTAGCCGTGGCCGTACTGCTGGCCACGGTTGTCCTCGTAGCGCTGGCCAAGGTGGCGGGTATCGCGATGCATCACCGGGGGGGGGCGCGGCGGCCGGCTGCGACTGCACCGGGGCCGGCGCTGGTACCGCAGCACCAGCACCGGCGCGCTCGATGATCTTGTCCAGCTCGCCACGATCCAGCCACACGCCGCGGCAGCCCGGGCAGTAATCGATCTCGATGCCGTGGCGCTCGGCCATCTGCAGGGGCTGGGTCTTGCATACGGGGCACAGCATCGGCATTGCTCCTGTCAGTCTGGCGTCGACTGTACCTGCCCGGTGATGACTGTGCGGCAACGCATGACCGATGGCACAGGGACTTCCGGCGCGTGCCGGCGGAAGCGGCCGGCCCGACACTGCGGCCTTGTCCCGCAGGGAGTGCGCGCATGACCATGCTGTCCCGCCTGCCCAACCCGGTGCGCCTGTTGCTGGTGCTGCTGGGCGTTGGCCTTGGCCTGAACCTGCGCGATATCGCCGCGTCCGTCGGTGCACCGATTCCTGCGCTGCTCATCCCCTATGGCGGCAGCCTGCTCGACAACGCGCTGGCCGTGCTGATGGCGCTGCTGCTGGCTGCGCTGCTGCATCCCCGCGGCACAGGCCTGATGGCCAGTCTCGGGCTGCGCGGCAACGGCTGGAGCGGCCCGGGGTGGGTGCTGCTGGCCAGCCTGCCGTGCTGGCTGGGCCTGGCGCTGTTGGGAACGCCCAACACCGCACTGACCGCCCTCGACGCGGCAATGCTCACCATCCTGTTCCCACTGGCCGAGGAAGTACTGTTCCGCGGCCTGGGTTTCATCCTGCTGGTGAAGATCGTGCGTGGCCCGTGGCCCCTGCTCGCACTGCCGCAGGCGCTGCTGTTCGGCTGGGTGCACTGGCTGGGCTTCGGCGGCTTCGACGGCGGAGGCACCGCCCTGTTCGTCGGCGCGGTGATCGCACTGGGCGGCTTCGTCTTCGCCTGGCTGGAC is a genomic window containing:
- a CDS encoding copper resistance protein B, giving the protein MSRSLLSPSLLALGLAAALPVFAQSHTGHDMGAMDPPAKATKSAKTPAEPVDHSKMDHSKMDMDAADHAGMDHSKMDHGTTQPAAMDHSRMDHSRMDHAAMGHGTPATTKPREPIPIPTDADRAAAFPPIAHGAMEHAPEINSLLLIDRLEHWDGKTSNGQAWEATGWIGGNINRLWLRTDGERSRGRTESSSLEALYGRSVSPWWDVLVGVRQDFRPADSRTWAAIGIQGLAPYKFESSATLYMGSGGQVLATAEVEYDVLLTNRLILQPLLEATVAAKDEPAYGIGRGLNKVEAGLRLRYEFSRRFAPYIGISHERSFGDTADYAGDHARDTRWVAGVRMWF
- a CDS encoding GNAT family N-acetyltransferase; translated protein: MSLQIRRATLADVDALSAIAITTYNETWGDSYPAQELLDFLQAHYSSEPQRAELSDPRSAIWLLMDRDNVVGYLAAGANTLPHTDAREGDIELKRFYILAAHQNGGHGARLMDAFMEWLDHPHHRTLWVGVWEENFGAQRFYARYGCSKVGEYDFIVGDTHDRELILRRP
- a CDS encoding CPBP family glutamic-type intramembrane protease — protein: MTMLSRLPNPVRLLLVLLGVGLGLNLRDIAASVGAPIPALLIPYGGSLLDNALAVLMALLLAALLHPRGTGLMASLGLRGNGWSGPGWVLLASLPCWLGLALLGTPNTALTALDAAMLTILFPLAEEVLFRGLGFILLVKIVRGPWPLLALPQALLFGWVHWLGFGGFDGGGTALFVGAVIALGGFVFAWLDHLDGDTLWCGLSLHISMNLAWNVFSLDDAVALGWQATSLRIGTALLAVAVLAWQVRRRRQHRL